One Salarias fasciatus chromosome 22, fSalaFa1.1, whole genome shotgun sequence DNA segment encodes these proteins:
- the stk3 gene encoding serine/threonine-protein kinase 3: METSAPKSKLKKLSEDSLTKQPEEVFDVLEKLGEGSYGSVFKAIHKESGQVVAIKQVPVESDLQEIIKEISIMQQCDSPYVVKYYGSYFKNTDLWIVMEYCGAGSVSDIIRLRNKTLTEDEIATILKSTLKGLEYLHFMRKIHRDIKAGNILLNTEGHAKLADFGVAGQLTDTMAKRNTVIGTPFWMAPEVIQEIGYNCVADIWSLGITSIEMAEGKPPYADIHPMRAIFMIPTNPPPTFRKPELWSDEFTDFVKKCLVKNPEQRATATQLLQHPFISQAKPVTILRDLITEAMEMKAKRQQEQQRELEEEDDNSEEETEVDSHTMVKSGSEGAGTMRATSTMSDGAQTMIEHGSTMLESDLGTMVINSDDEEEEEDQGSMRRHATPQQPIRPSFMDYFDKQDSNKAAQQQENYNHNHPPEQPGYHIQSKNVFPDNWKVPQDGDFDFLKNLDFEELQLRLSALDPMMEREIEELRQRYTAKRQPILDAMDAKKRRQQNF, encoded by the exons ATGGAGACGTCCGCGCCTAAAAG TAAACTGAAGAAACTGAGCGAGGATAGTTTGACCAAACAACCAGAGGAAGTGTTTGATGTTCTTGAGAAACTTGGTGAAGG TTCCTATGGCAGCGTGTTCAAAGCCATTCATAAGGAATCCGGCCAGGTGGTGGCCATTAAACAGGTTCCCGTGGAGTCCGATCTGCAGGAGATCATCAAGGAGATATCCATCATGCAGCAGTGTGACAG CCCTTATGTGGTAAAATACTACGGCAGCTACTTCAAGAACACGGACCTGTGGATTGTCATGGAGTACTGTGGCGCCGGCTCAGTCTCAGACATCATCAGACTGCGCAACAAAACA CTGACAGAAGATGAGATTGCCACCATCCTCAAGTCAACACTGAAAGGTCTCGAATACCTTCACTTCATGAGGAAGATCCATCGCGATATCAAGGCTGGAAACATCCTGCTGAACACAGAGGGTCACGCCAAGCTGGCCGACTTTGGAGTCGCAGGACAGTTGACG GACACAATGGCAAAGAGAAACACTGTGATCGGGACGCCGTTCTGGATGGCCCCAGAGGTCATTCAGGAGATCGGTTATAACTGTGTTGCTGACATCTGGTCCCTGGGCATCACATCTATAGAGATGGCTGAGGGAAAACCTCCGTATGCTGATATCCATCCCATGAGA GCGATCTTCATGATCCCCACAAACCCTCCGCCGACGTTCAGAAAGCCGGAGCTTTGGTCAGACGAGTTCACAGACTTTGTTAAGAAGTGTTTGGTGAAGAACCCGGAGCAGAGAGCGACCgccacacagctgctccag CACCCCTTCATCAGCCAGGCCAAACCTGTCACTATCCTGAGAGACCTGATCACTGAAGCCATGGAGATGAAAGCCAagcggcagcaggagcagcagagagagctggaggaggaggacgacaaCTCA gaggaggagacggaggtggACTCCCACACGATGGTGAAGTCCGGCTCGGAGGGCGCCGGGACCATGCGGGCCACGAGCACCATGAGCGACGGGGCTCAGACCATGATCGAGCACGGCAGCACCATGCTGGAGTCAGACCTGGGGACGATGGTCATCAACAGCgacgacgaagaggaggaggaggaccagggatCAATGAGAA GACACGCCACCCCCCAGCAGCCGATACGTCCGTCTTTCATGGATTACTTTGACAAGCAGGACTCCAACAAAGCAgcccagcagcaggagaacTACAACCACAACCACCCGCCGGAGCAGCCCGGCTACCACATCCAGTCCAAAAACGTCTTCCCCGACAACTGGAAGGTGCCGCAGGACGGAGACTTTGACTTT ctgaaGAATCTGGACTTtgaggagcttcagctgcgtcTGAGTGCCTTAGACCCCATGATGGAGCGGGAGATCGAGGAGCTCAGGCAGCGCTACACCGCCAAGAGGCAGCCCATCCTGGACGCCATGGACGCCAAGAAGAGACGGCAGCAGAACTTCTga
- the rida gene encoding 2-iminobutanoate/2-iminopropanoate deaminase isoform X1, whose product MSGTTRKIVSTTSAPAAIGPYSQAVIVDRTMYISGQLGMDVASGQLVDGGVQAQAKQALVNMGEILKAAGCNYTNVVKTTVLLADINDFNSVNEVYKTFFTSSFPARAAYQVAALPRGGLVEIEAVAVVGPLSDS is encoded by the exons ATGTCTGGAACAACAAGAAAGATAGTGAGCACGACGTCCGCCCCGGCCGCCATCGGACCGTACAG CCAGGCCGTGATCGTGGACAGAACCATGTACATCTCCGGTCAGCTGGGGATGGACGTGGCGTCCGGTCAGCTGGTGGATGGAGGGGTGCAGGCTCAGGCCAAACAG GCTCTTGTCAATATGGGAGAGATCCTCAAAGCTGCTGGTTGTAACTACACTAACG TGGTGAAGACCACAGTGCTGCTCGCAGACATAAATGACTTCAACAGCGTCAACGAGGTCTACAAGACAT TTTTCACCAGCAGTTTCCCTGCCAGAGCCGCCTATCAAGTTGCGGCTCTCCCCAGA GGCGGACTGGTGGAAATCGAGGCCGTGGCCGTCGTGGGTCCGCTCTCCGACTCCTGA
- the rida gene encoding 2-iminobutanoate/2-iminopropanoate deaminase isoform X2 yields the protein METLSRKFVYTPKAPIRQGIYSQAVIVDRTMYISGQLGMDVASGQLVDGGVQAQAKQALVNMGEILKAAGCNYTNVVKTTVLLADINDFNSVNEVYKTFFTSSFPARAAYQVAALPRGGLVEIEAVAVVGPLSDS from the exons ATGGAAACTCTCAGTAGAAAATTTGTTTACACTCCAAAAGCTCCTATCAGACAGGGAATCTACAG CCAGGCCGTGATCGTGGACAGAACCATGTACATCTCCGGTCAGCTGGGGATGGACGTGGCGTCCGGTCAGCTGGTGGATGGAGGGGTGCAGGCTCAGGCCAAACAG GCTCTTGTCAATATGGGAGAGATCCTCAAAGCTGCTGGTTGTAACTACACTAACG TGGTGAAGACCACAGTGCTGCTCGCAGACATAAATGACTTCAACAGCGTCAACGAGGTCTACAAGACAT TTTTCACCAGCAGTTTCCCTGCCAGAGCCGCCTATCAAGTTGCGGCTCTCCCCAGA GGCGGACTGGTGGAAATCGAGGCCGTGGCCGTCGTGGGTCCGCTCTCCGACTCCTGA
- the LOC115409301 gene encoding skin secretory protein xP2 has protein sequence MGCSTSSQTSAVDTTRPGAKPEETNGASTTGTANENGNVAEDSETIPDQTAAEGSDAKPDSGPAGAADTAPESPPAGGEAQPAAEAAAPEEAPAAPEEAPAAPEEAPAAAASTEAAAPAEAAAPTETAAPEEAPAAADSAAETAAGSTEAAAPGQGSEATGPEPEPQTEEAPAPSE, from the exons ATGGGATGCTCCACCAGTTCCCAAACTTCAGCCGTGGACACGACCCGGCCCGGCGCGAAACCGGAGGAGACCAACGGAGCCAGCACCACAG GGACGGCcaatgaaaatggaaatgtaGCTGAAGACAGTGAAACCATTCCTGACCAGACAGCTGCTGAGGGCAGCGATGCCAAGCCTGACTCTGGGCCTGCCGGAGCTGCCGACACCGCCCCTGAAAGTCCACCTGCAGGAGGCGAGGCTCAGCCCGCAGCAGAGGCGGCAGCGCCCGAggaagctccagcagcacccgaggaagctccagcagcacctgaggaagctccagcagcggcggcatccacagaggctgcagctcccgcagaggcagcagctcccacggagacagcagctcctgagGAAGCTCCGGCGGCAGCCGACAGCGCCGCTGAGACGGCAGCAGGCTCCACAGAGGCTGCAGCCCCAGGGCAGG gaagtgaagccaCCGGCCCTGAACCAGAGCCCCAAACAGAAGAAGCCCCAG CTCCCAGTGAGTGA
- the rpl30 gene encoding large ribosomal subunit protein eL30, giving the protein MVAAKKTKKSMESINSRLQLVMKSGKYVLGYKQSQKMIRQGKAKLVILANNCPALRKSEIEYYAMLAKTGVHHYSGNNIELGTACGKYYRVCTLAIIDPGDSDIIRSMPDQQPQPQ; this is encoded by the exons ATGGTGGCCGCTAAGAAGACG aaaaagTCCATGGAGTCCATCAACTCCCGGCTCCAGCTGGTGATGAAGAGTGGGAAATACGTGCTGGGCTACAAACAGTCCCAGAAGATGATCCGTCAGGGGAAAGCCAAGCTGGTTATCCTCGCCAACAACTGCCCTGCCCTCAG GAAATCTGAGATCGAGTACTACGCTATGCTGGCCAAGACCGGTGTCCACCACTACAGTGGAAACAACATTGAGCTTGGCACAGCCTGCGGCAAATACTACAGGGTGTGCACACTGGCCATCATCGACCCCG GCGATTCGGACATCATCAGGAGCATGCCGGATCAGCAGCCACAGCctcagtga